In Mangifera indica cultivar Alphonso chromosome 14, CATAS_Mindica_2.1, whole genome shotgun sequence, the DNA window ACAATTTTGTAGGATGGTTGGGTAGTATTAGATATACTAAATGCAGCTACAGTACACGGTTCTTCAACAGTCGATGCACACATGCAACTGGGCCTCTAAAGTGGCATTTGTCTAAAAATTGTATGAAGTTGGGATATTCTGGTTTAAGTGCCGAAGCTGAATTCTAGGAGCTGATTGTTCCTCTTATCCACCAGTTAAGCATATAAGACCAACAATTATGAAATTTTCTAGTTCACTAACTAAATTAAGATCTGCTTTAGGATTTAAGTAAGAACTgcaaaaatgatttaatttgggATTTGTCTGCAAAGCTTAAGGCATAAAACTATATGCGGTATGACAAAGCTGGGATGTAGCtgtaatttagatttttttggttgatttagaaattattttgtttacttGAAGTCTGATTTTTAGTCTGcctataattttttgtttcctCCTGCCTTTGGTCCTAATGCTTGAAGATGCTACAGGTATTGTTGTGAACATCTCTTGTTCTGACAATCGATAACCATAgtgttttcttttgtaaaacTCAATGGTGCCAGTAGGCTAGTGGAGCTATGGACTGTTTTCAGATTGTTGGTCATCTCAAAGGTGAGTTATGGGAATTTATTAGTTTGTGATGTGACTTATTTTAACCAGGCACCAATTGAACATGGCAAAAAGGCATGTTTTCAGTTTTTGCCTCTTCCCCACCATTAGATTGCATTATCATTTGCGTGTCTTGTTCATAATGCATTGCTGTCATGATCTTGAGATTTAATTATTGTTGATTATCTTATTATCTTCTCTTTTCTCCAATTTTAATGTATTGAAGCTTTTATTTCATAGTTTGTTACTGATCTATTACAATCAAAATTTAGCTTATTTTGCTCTTATTTGTTAGTAGTGTTATGTGCACAAACAacaatatgtcatcatgtgattggacagttgaaaattaaagataaaacaacacccaatcacatagtgacataTCGTTGTTTGTGCACAAAGTTGTGCACATAGTATTATTGCTTATTTTTTCTGTGTTGTTTCTTGTTTATTAATGTTGGTGCattattttctatgactgattACGTATCTAGATGCTGATTTCTTGTTTGTGCTGATTGTAGGATCCCTGTGTCAGGTGTTCTTATTATTCATCACCTGGCTGTTTAGTTTCCAAGATGTAGTGGCATTTCAAACAGTGCTTAAGCCTAGTCATGTTTCTTCCATTTCTCAGCTGGCAAATCCTCCTAGCAGTGGACTGTTTGAACCTATAGAGATTTCACCAGCTGTATTTCCACATTTTCCATATACTGGTGAAACTTTGCCACCACCAATGTACCCATACCCAACTTTTCCTACTACATATGAACCGAATTTAACTGGGCGATGCCCTGTAAATTTCTCTGCCATGTCAGTTATCATGGACAAAACAGCAACTGATTGTTCGCTAGCTGCACTTGTAGGAAATGTAATATGTTGTCCGCAGCTCGGCAGTTTACTTCACATATTCCAGGGTTTCTACAGCATGAAATCTGGGAGTTTGGTCTTGCAAAATGCAGTTGCTAATGATTGTTTTTCAGATATCATCAGTATATTAGCTAGCAAGGGGGCCAACAGCACAATTCGAACACTCTGCTCTGTAACATCATCAAATCTCACAGGTGGTTCATGTCCGGTTAAGGATGTTAATAGTTTTGAGGAAACAGTAAACACAAGCAAACTACTGGAGGCCTGCAGCACTGTTGATCCTCTTAAAGAGTGTTGTAGACCAGTTTGTCAACCTGCCATTATGGAGGCTGCTCTGCAGATTTCAGGATCATCATTAACAATTAACGACAATAAAAATCTAGTTGGAGGGTCAAATCATGTTCATGCGCTAAATGACTGTAAAGGGGTTGTATACTCGTATCTCTCTAGTAAATTATCAGCAGATGCAGCCAATACTGCATTCCGGATATTATCTGCCTGCAAAGTTAACAAGGGTACTGTGTTTGATTATCTTACATGCTTCTTGCTAAGTTAGTACTTAATTGAAAAGTTTTGAAATTCCTTGTGCTTttactttattcttttaattaagttGCTATATTTTGGATAATCATAGAGCATTTGTAATCATGTTAATTAGAACTTTAGGGCATGTATACTTGCTTTACATcttcagattttttattaactctttGAAACTTCAATAATATCATGGCATCATCATTTGCTTTTTATTGGGTAGCTTTTTGCTTTATACTTTCATATGTGTGTTTGTTTATTCTAGGAAACAAATTTCATGCCtcaaaaaagttaaaagctGTAAGAGTTCACCAAAAAAACTCTTGGCCTTGGTTTCTATAGATATTTATGTGTAGGCTCTTACACTATTTTGAGcatctttaatatttaatgCTTCAACAGATTACAAGATAtcacattttagtttttttcacaTTGTTATTTGGTTTCTAAATCTTTGGTTCCACAGTTTTGAGTTACTAAGTATCCTGGCCACAAGTAAACCTTCTCTAGGACTATTCCTATGTGTGATGGGTATGAAGTTTGCAAATTAAGAAATATGTTTTGCATCTTAACACAACTCATTGCATACTTTATTGATgtggaaaattgaaaatgaacatCTGTTAAATGATATGGCTGTCTTATGTGCAATATAGGGAAAAATACTCATTAAATGATTGTATCTTTAACGTATGCAGTTGAAAGATAGGAACAAACTTGGAGATAACATTTATTGATTGTACTGatactatttttttctctatgcTTGTATTGATGAAACATGAAGATCTTAAAATATGGAAAGACTGAGAaagaaattcatattaaaaactaGTTTTTCAGATGTAAATAAAATAGGAATAGCACAAAGAAAAATGAGGTATCAACCGTAAAAATTTCCATTTTAGTGCTCCAAAAGCTAGTATTAAAGAAAGATGAGATGAGATTTAATTATGGTCTGCGGTATCCTAAGAGGTCTTCTTTCTGTTTTTACATTTATAAGATATATGTGGACAGTCATTTTGCCTTAAGGTGATTCCAGATATTAAGTTCAAGTGATGAAGCTAGGCACGTAAGTTCAATAAGCATCAACTTTATGGATTCAAACTTCTCTTTAGTTTCCAATATTATCCAAGAACTAGCTTGGTTGGACCTAAGCTCCAGgttattaaataatgtatatgAGTCAGAAAAATGCAATGTGGCATTCTGGTGTTTGgtgaaaagaatttaaaaattatttttattttgcttatggtaacaaaaatattttgctGCAGTTTGCCCATTGGAGTTTAAGCAGCCTTCAGAAGTAATTGAAGCATGCCGTAATGTAGCAGCTCCAAGTCCGACATGCTGTAGCTCATTGAATACCTATATTGCAGGAATACAGCAACAGATGCTAATTACAAATAAACAAGCCATAATCTGTGCTGCATTTTTTGGGTCTATGTTACGGAAAGGAGGAGTTATGACAAATGTCTATGAGCTCTGCGACGTTGATCTGAAAGACTTTAGCATTCAAGGTACACACATTCCTGTTATGATGGTCTTGTAATGATTcccttttttattcttttaattcatCTGATATGTGTTTTTTTCTGTGCTTTGTCAATTCGTGATGCCAATTCTTAAGCAGCATATGGACAAGGTTTGCTTCAAATTTCTCCTGTCCTCCTCTCCCTTgtaatttctttgttttaattttcaattttttttttccagttgttGGTATGcattttttctgtaaaattaGTCAGCATaatcattaatttattgatatgtTTAGAAAGACAAGCGGTGTGGCGTTGGGGGGACAAATTTTGCTTTTGGTAAAAAGATTAAGTTATCTCAGTTGTTTCTTTAAGGACCAAAGAGGAAAAAGAATGGAAATATTGGACACTTATTTATGTCCTGGGAGGTTTTCTATCATTTTTGCTGGATGCCTAAAAACACTTTGTAGGTATTAAACTTCAAGCTGAATGTTACTTGAGTATTTAAAGTGGAGTTACCGTAATCCACACCTATTACTTGTTCTCGAAATCCCAAAAGTGGATGCATTTTTCCTTGtaatattaacataatattCCATATTTTCATCACAAACCCAGAATAGCCTGGTAATAAGGACGGTCAACAATTTATCAAAGCAATAGTGGCTTCTCTTGTTTACTCACTGATTTGTGACAGTTGAATAAGATTTTCTTACCTTCTGCCAGCATCCTTAaagaacataaatttgaaaGGACTCTGATTTGTCAATTTTGTCTTGTGTGAGAGAAGGAAAGGGAGGTTTTAGGGTCTTAATGCtacaaaagaattatttttaataatggaTTGACGATAATGTCATCGTAGAGACTTGAGAATTTAGTCAAAGCACATGTGCTGATAGATATACATAAGACATtttgttaggatcccaagtgcaaggtatggacttggatcccacattggaaagtatgggcaactagtgtggggtttatatggccttgggctctcccatctcaatagctagcttttgaggtgtggttcttctaaggttcgtatcatttggtatcagagccatcaccatgtctcctagttgcaatcgtgcggcgcgggtggtgacgccggcATTGTAGTGTTCGCCCGGGGATAGCAgagagctagcgcacagccagcccgCGTGGACGTcggggctgcggagcgtggtggtatgttaggatcccaagtgcaaggtataggacttggatcccacattggaaagtatgggcaactaatgtggggtttatatgactttgggctctcccatctcaatagctagcttttgaagtatggttctcctaaggttcgtatcacgTTTCTTGTGTCTAATGATTAAGTTTAAAAGTATGCTTTCGAAGGTGAGGTTGGGTATTGTTTTCTCATACTTAATCATGGATAGAAACATGATATATTTCTTTCCAAAATGTATAGGAAACAAGTTGTATGTGttaaattaatagatttgaTTTTGTCAAAATTCTTTTGTATTTTAGATTTCTATGTTAAGAGAATTTGGTCAGTCCACATTGTTTCACTTTTGATTAatcttattgaatttgattttgctgtaataataaattttgatttctatttttatatagGATGTCTACTTCGAAGCTTGCCTGCAGATGTGGTCTTTGACAATTCGACGGGCTACAGCTTCCAATGTGACCTAACTGACAACATTGCAGCTCCATGGCCTTTATCATCCTCAATGTCAACCTTGTCTCTCTGTGCTCCTGGTAattgattttcaaagaattttttatatttttgttttaatgtgAACTTAAAGATAAGTTTCTTAGGAAGTGTACTTGCAAGTTGTTTTTACACTGAAGACCTAATGTCTAGTTATAATTTTTCAGAGATGTCATTGCCTGCCTTGCCAACATCAGAGACTTTGACCAATCATGGTTCGTATCGTTACCTCATCAATTTCTTGCCATTCTATCTGcttatttgttttcaaattctaagttttgaaaaagtATAATTGATAGTTGCAAAATCTAGGACAGGTAAAAGCTGGCTTGTTCAATAAAGTAATTAGAGCAAAATTATGTTTAAGCAATTGATGAAAATATGCTTGGTAAATGTATTATCCTGAGGAACGGTAAACAATTTTTGCATTATACGTTTGGTTTTATATTCATGCAACATGTTAACAAAGGGTTTTAAATTAGTGCATTTAGTTTCATGCCGAGTTATATTATTGACATTTGATTATTGGTTTTTTGACATTTTGTCTGCCAAagtttaatatttgttttatgttcATACCATTCTAAGAGATGACTTTGGTCTGCAATATATCCTATAACTGCAgagaaacattttctttttgtgaTGTACATATAGAAATTTAATATTCCTCGAACTCGCCCCTCAAATAGAGGTGATGGTCGTTTTGCTCTAGTTAGAAGTAAACTTGTATTTCAACAAATAGTAATAAAGAAGGCCAATTTACCAGCAAGTTAGATTTACCATCTCAAtggttttgaatttttctttgttCTCCGCGATATCTCTACTTTTAATATCATTCTATGATGCAGGTTGTGGCGGTTGTTTGTTGGATGTCCTTGTTcccattttttcattttttgttttcagtGCATTGTTGTACTGAAAGTTATTGAGGGTCGAGTCAAGCTGGATTGGAATAGGGGCTTTTTGGTAATTGAATTGTGGTGGATTTCACATGTATATTTTTGAGTAAGCCTTTTTGTATAGCAGATTTTTTTTCCCCCACTTTCTTCTTGATGTTTGCACTTTCTTTCTCTCGTTCTCGCTGTGAGCTCTTAATTTTTGGTTCATGGTGACCATTCATATTGAGGAATTGTGTTTGCAGTTTCCAACtatggtttgaaaatttattagtaatatttaagTTGCATGATATAGATCCCAATATAGGCAGCCTTATCACATGATATAGATCTTTGCCTTAAAAGACAAAGGAAAGATCTGTCATACTGGAAGCACTAAAATTCccaaataatatttcaaacatcaataaaactatttgtactcagttttgatttttaattggaTATTCAAATGATGCATTATCATGGGtaattttacatgaaaaataaaatgatattcgATTATATGaggatatattatttaagtatctaattTGGTGTTCAAAAATGGGTATAGCATTGCTCTTTCAACACTTTCGGTGAATAACTTAATTTATTGCAAGTTGCATGGTTCGAAATCCGTGTTTGAAGTAATCCAATTTGAGGTGGATTACTACAAACACTGATTTGGTGCAAGTTGAAGAACCTTTCCCCATCTCATTAACGGCACCTCGTATTTATCAGAATCACCTTTTCTTGAGGGTGGATTTTGACGTCGTTGAACTCGATCCAAAGAGGCCTCTTTGTTGCATTgaaccaaaaatcaaattagaTTTTACTGGAAAAATGGATTGATGAGTACGAAAAAGGTTTGATATTCAGGCAAGTAAGGCACTGCAGCGTTCGATAGATTTGCATCACTTACACTAGATGTTATACAGATGCACAATCATGTAATGGTGGGTACATACTGGCAGTGTAACTTTCTCGGTTTAACTAAGCTGATTTATTAGGGTTGCTTCAGTATGCAAACTGAAGTGGTACATTCATTTACTAGGGTTGTTTCCCCAAACATTATCCCAAGATTCACCAGGGGCAGCCTTTGGTCCCTCGATGAAGTTTTGATTGGCATGCATGTCATTATGTCCAGGGAGATAGAGGCCATTAGGACCTTGTGGCTG includes these proteins:
- the LOC123196642 gene encoding uncharacterized GPI-anchored protein At1g61900-like isoform X2 translates to MDCFQIVGHLKGSLCQVFLLFITWLFSFQDVVAFQTVLKPSHVSSISQLANPPSSGLFEPIEISPAVFPHFPYTGETLPPPMYPYPTFPTTYEPNLTGRCPVNFSAMSVIMDKTATDCSLAALVGNVICCPQLGSLLHIFQGFYSMKSGSLVLQNAVANDCFSDIISILASKGANSTIRTLCSVTSSNLTGGSCPVKDVNSFEETVNTSKLLEACSTVDPLKECCRPVCQPAIMEAALQISGSSLTINDNKNLVGGSNHVHALNDCKGVVYSYLSSKLSADAANTAFRILSACKVNKVCPLEFKQPSEVIEACRNVAAPSPTCCSSLNTYIAGIQQQMLITNKQAIICAAFFGSMLRKGGVMTNVYELCDVDLKDFSIQAYGQGCLLRSLPADVVFDNSTGYSFQCDLTDNIAAPWPLSSSMSTLSLCAPEMSLPALPTSETLTNHGCGGCLLDVLVPIFSFFVFSALLY
- the LOC123196642 gene encoding uncharacterized GPI-anchored protein At1g61900-like isoform X1, yielding MDCFQIVGHLKGSLCQVFLLFITWLFSFQDVVAFQTVLKPSHVSSISQLANPPSSGLFEPIEISPAVFPHFPYTGETLPPPMYPYPTFPTTYEPNLTGRCPVNFSAMSVIMDKTATDCSLAALVGNVICCPQLGSLLHIFQGFYSMKSGSLVLQNAVANDCFSDIISILASKGANSTIRTLCSVTSSNLTGGSCPVKDVNSFEETVNTSKLLEACSTVDPLKECCRPVCQPAIMEAALQISGSSLTINDNKNLVGGSNHVHALNDCKGVVYSYLSSKLSADAANTAFRILSACKVNKVCPLEFKQPSEVIEACRNVAAPSPTCCSSLNTYIAGIQQQMLITNKQAIICAAFFGSMLRKGGVMTNVYELCDVDLKDFSIQAAYGQGCLLRSLPADVVFDNSTGYSFQCDLTDNIAAPWPLSSSMSTLSLCAPEMSLPALPTSETLTNHGCGGCLLDVLVPIFSFFVFSALLY